A genome region from Hippopotamus amphibius kiboko isolate mHipAmp2 chromosome 1, mHipAmp2.hap2, whole genome shotgun sequence includes the following:
- the CREBRF gene encoding CREB3 regulatory factor — MPQPSVSGMDPPFGDAFRSHTFSEQTLMSTDLLANSSDPDFMYELDREMNYQQNPRDNFLSLEDCKDIENLESFTDVLDNEGALTSNWEQWDTYCEDLTKYTKLTSCDIWGTKEVDYLGLDDFSSPYQDEEVISKTPTLAQLNSEDSQSVSDSLYYPDSLFSIKQNPLSSSFPGKKIASRAAAPVCSSKTLQAEVPLSDCVQKASKPTSSTQIMVKTNMYHNEKVNFHVECKDYVKKAKVKINPVQQSRPLLSQVHADAAKENTCYCGAVAKRPERKGTEPLQGHATPALPFKETQELLLSPLPQEGPVSIAAGESSSLSASTSVSDSSQKKEEHNYSLFVSDNLGEQPTKCSPEEDEEDEEDADDEDHDEGFGSEHELSENEEEEEEEEDYEDDKDDDISDTFSEPGYENDSVEDLKEMTSITSRKRGKRRYFWEYSEQLTPSQQERMLRPSEWNRDTLPSNMYQKNGLHHGKYAVKKSRRTDVEDLTPNPKKLLQIGNELRKLNKVISDLTPVSELPLTARPRSRKEKNKLASRACRLKKKAQYEANKVKLWGLNTEYDNLLFVINSIKQEIVNRVQNPREERGPNMGQKLEILIKDTLGLPVAGQTSEFVNQVLEKTAEGNPTGGLVGLRIPTSKV, encoded by the exons ATGCCTCAG CCTAGTGTAAGCGGAATGGATCCGCCTTTTGGGGATGCCTTTCGAAGCCACACCTTTTCAGAACAGACACTGATGAGCACAGATCTCTTAGCGAACAGTTCAGATCCAGACTTCATGTACGAGCTG GATAGAGAGATGAACTACCAACAAAATCCTAGAGACAACTTCCTTTCTTTGGAGGACTGCAAAGACATTGAAAATCTGGAGTCTTTCACAGATGTCCTGGATAATGAGGGTGCTTTAACCTCAAACTGGGAACAGTGGGATACATACTGTGAAGACTTAACGAAGTACACCAAACTAACCAGCTGTGACATCTGGGGAACAAAAGAAGTGGATTACTTGGGTCTGGATGACTTTTCTAGCCCTTACCAAGATGAAGAGGTCATAAGTAAAACTCCAACTTTGGCCCAGCTTAATAGCGAGGACTCTCAGTCTGTTTCTGATTCCCTTTATTACCCTGATTCACTTTTCAGCATCAAACAAAATCCCTTGTCCTCTTCATTCCCTGGTAAAAAGATTGCAAGCAGAGCAGCTGCCCCTGTATGTTCTTCTAAGACTCTTCAGGCTGAGGTCCCTTTGTCAGACTGTGTCCAAAAAGCAAGTAAACCCACTTCAAGCACACAAATCATGGTGAAGACCAACATGTATCATAATGAAAAAGTGAACTTTCATGTTGAATGTAAAGACTATGTGAAAAAGGCAAAGGTAAAGATCAACCCAGTGCAGCAGAGCCGGCCTCTGTTGAGCCAGGTTCATGCAGATGCAGCAAAGGAGAACACCTGCTACTGTGGTGCCGTAGCCAAAAGACCAGAGAGAAAAGGAACGGAGCCTCTGCAGGGCCATGCCACTCCAGCTTTGCCTTTTAAAGAAACCCAGGAACTATTGCTCAGTCCCCTGCCACAGGAGGGTCCTGTGTCAATTGCAGCAGGAGAGAGTAGCAGCCTTTCTGCCAGCACATCGGTCTCAGATTCATCCCAGAAAAAAGAAGAGCACAATTACTCCCTTTTTGTCTCCGACAACCTGGGTGAACAGCCAACCAAATGCAGTCCTGAAGAAGATGAGGAGGACGAGGAAGATGCTGACGACGAGGACCACGATGAAGGATTTGGCAGTGAGCACGAACTTTCtgaaaatgaggaagaggaagaagaggaagaggattaTGAAGATGACAAGGATGATGACATTAGCGACACTTTCTCTGAACCAG gctatgAAAATGATTCTGTGGAAGACTTGAAGGAGATGACTTCAATTACCTCTCGGAAGAGAGGTAAAAGAAGGTACTTCTGGGAGTATAGTGAACAACTCACACCATCACAGCAAGAGAGGATGCTAAGGCCATCTGAATGGAACCGAGATACCTTGCCAAGTAACATGTATCAGAAAAATGGCTTACACCATG GAAAATATGCAGTAAAGAAGTCACGGAGAACAGATGTGGAAGACCTGACTCCAAATCCTAAAAAACTACTCCAGATAGGCAACGAACTACGGAAACTGAATAAGGTGATTAGTGATCTGACTCCAGTCAGTGAGCTTCCCTTAACAGCCCGGCCAAggtcaaggaaggaaaaaaataaactggctTCCAG GGCTTGTCGGTTAAAGAAAAAAGCGCAATATGAAGCTAATAAAGTGAAATTATGGGGCCTCAACACAGAATATG ataatttattgtttgtaatcAACTCCATCAAGCAAGAGATTGTAAACCGAGTACAGAAtccaagagaggagagaggacccAACATGGGACAGAAGCTTGAGATCCTCATTAAAGATACTCTTG